One segment of Triticum aestivum cultivar Chinese Spring chromosome 2A, IWGSC CS RefSeq v2.1, whole genome shotgun sequence DNA contains the following:
- the LOC123187476 gene encoding probable tRNA (guanine(26)-N(2))-dimethyltransferase 1 isoform X2 — protein MTIACGFSRFLSTRVHSSTNRVLSLWFASCPCSSSSASASEPPEIAAAPETVREGRAEIFADKSNSVFFNKAQVNNRDLSIAVLRWFISKRQEEHDTQLKGRRAEIPPEQHADGLDPATTGSEDTALREESSLKAPKVLEALAASGLRAIRYALEVDGIGEVIALDNNEVAIESCKRNIYHNGILASSKVVPHLADARIYMLTHPKEFDVVDLDPYGSPAAFLDSAVQCVADGGILMCSATDMAVLAGGNAEVCFSKYGSYPVRGKYRHEMALRILLACIESHAIRHKRYIVPVISVHMDFYIRVFVRIFTSASTVKSSPLKFSHVYQCVGCNSFHLQNVGRINSKDKRNIPLPNFCPTVPQECSECGGKFVMGGPIWSDPIHDRDWAASILSNIRATSGLYQAYAKISAILTSVSEELPNAPLFVSLHSICATLKCTNPTMVMFHSAIRNAGYQISGSHADPLALKTDAPMSVIWDIMRCWVKLHPVKSQPENLPGSRILSQEPQLQASFSQATGGLVARKSPRFLPNPEKHWGPKMKAGRPLKILPIDKL, from the exons ATGACCATAGCATGTGGTTTCTCTCGCTTCCTCAGCACGCGCGTGCATTCCTCCACAAATCGCGTCCTCAGCCTCTGGTTCGCCTCCTGTCCCTGCtcgtcctcctccgcctccgcctcggaGCCGCCGGAGATAGCCGCGGCCCCGGAGACCGTCAGGGAAGGGCGGGCGGAGATATTCGCGGACAAGTCCAATTCGGTCTTCTTCAACAAGGCTCAG GTTAACAACAGAGACCTTTCCATTGCTGTTTTGAGATGGTTTATTTCGAAAAGACAGGAAGAGCATGATACCCAATTAAAAG GCAGGCGTGCTGAAATACCGCCGGAGCAGCATGCCGATGGATTGGACCCTGCTACCACAGGATCTGAAGACACTGCATTGAGAGAGGAATCGAGCCTTAAAGCACCTAAAGTTCTTGAG GCTTTGGCTGCATCAGGGTTAAGAGCTATCCGATATGCACTTGAGGTGGATGGAATTGGGGAAGTTATAGCTCTTGACAATAATGAAG TTGCTATAGAATCCTGTAAGAGAAATATCTATCACAATGGCATTCTTGCATCTTCGAAGGTGGTGCCACATCTTGCTGACGCTCGCATTTACATGCTCACTCACCCTAAAGAATTTGATGTG GTTGATCTTGATCCTTATGGATCACCAGCTGCATTCCTTGATTCAGCAGTTCAATGTGTTGCAGATGGTGGTATCTTGATGTGCTCAGCTACAGACATGGCAGTGCTTGCTGGGGGCAATGCAGAAGTTTGTTTTTCCAA ATATGGTTCTTATCCAGTAAGAGGCAAATACCGCCATGAGATGGCCTTGAGAATTCTTCTTGCCTGCATCGAG TCACATGCTATCCGCCACAAGCGCTATATAGTTCCTGTCATATCAGTGCACATGGATTTCTACATTAGGGTTTTTGTGCGAATCTTCAC GTCGGCTAGCACGGTGAAAAGCTCACCTCTCAAATTTTCACATGTATATCAATGTGTTGGTTGCAATTCATTTCACTTACAAAATGTTGGAAGAATAAACTCAAAG GATAAGAGGAATATTCCTCTACCAAATTTTTGCCCTACTGTGCCTCAAGAGTGTTCTGAGTGTGGCGGTAAATTTGTTATGGGGGGGCCTATATGGAGTGATCCAATACATGACAGGGATTGGGCTGCTTCCATTTTATCAAATATCCGAGCAACAAGTGGTTTATATCAAGCTTATGCAAAAATTTCAGCTATACTAACGTCAGTATCAGAG GAATTGCCCAATGCACCTTTATTCGTCAGTCTTCACAGTATATGTGCAACATTGAAGTGCACCAATCCAACCATGGTTATGTTTCATTCGGCTATAAGAAATGCTGGCTATCAAATATCAGGTAGCCATGCGGATCCGCTAGCTCTGAAAACAGATGCACCAATGTCTGTAATTTGGGACATCATGCGATGTTGG GTCAAGCTTCACCCGGTAAAATCTCAACCTGAGAATCTTCCAGGTAGCAGGATACTTTCCCAAGAGCCTCAATTGCAG
- the LOC123187476 gene encoding probable tRNA (guanine(26)-N(2))-dimethyltransferase 1 isoform X1: MTIACGFSRFLSTRVHSSTNRVLSLWFASCPCSSSSASASEPPEIAAAPETVREGRAEIFADKSNSVFFNKAQVNNRDLSIAVLRWFISKRQEEHDTQLKAGRRAEIPPEQHADGLDPATTGSEDTALREESSLKAPKVLEALAASGLRAIRYALEVDGIGEVIALDNNEVAIESCKRNIYHNGILASSKVVPHLADARIYMLTHPKEFDVVDLDPYGSPAAFLDSAVQCVADGGILMCSATDMAVLAGGNAEVCFSKYGSYPVRGKYRHEMALRILLACIESHAIRHKRYIVPVISVHMDFYIRVFVRIFTSASTVKSSPLKFSHVYQCVGCNSFHLQNVGRINSKDKRNIPLPNFCPTVPQECSECGGKFVMGGPIWSDPIHDRDWAASILSNIRATSGLYQAYAKISAILTSVSEELPNAPLFVSLHSICATLKCTNPTMVMFHSAIRNAGYQISGSHADPLALKTDAPMSVIWDIMRCWVKLHPVKSQPENLPGSRILSQEPQLQASFSQATGGLVARKSPRFLPNPEKHWGPKMKAGRPLKILPIDKL, encoded by the exons ATGACCATAGCATGTGGTTTCTCTCGCTTCCTCAGCACGCGCGTGCATTCCTCCACAAATCGCGTCCTCAGCCTCTGGTTCGCCTCCTGTCCCTGCtcgtcctcctccgcctccgcctcggaGCCGCCGGAGATAGCCGCGGCCCCGGAGACCGTCAGGGAAGGGCGGGCGGAGATATTCGCGGACAAGTCCAATTCGGTCTTCTTCAACAAGGCTCAG GTTAACAACAGAGACCTTTCCATTGCTGTTTTGAGATGGTTTATTTCGAAAAGACAGGAAGAGCATGATACCCAATTAAAAG CAGGCAGGCGTGCTGAAATACCGCCGGAGCAGCATGCCGATGGATTGGACCCTGCTACCACAGGATCTGAAGACACTGCATTGAGAGAGGAATCGAGCCTTAAAGCACCTAAAGTTCTTGAG GCTTTGGCTGCATCAGGGTTAAGAGCTATCCGATATGCACTTGAGGTGGATGGAATTGGGGAAGTTATAGCTCTTGACAATAATGAAG TTGCTATAGAATCCTGTAAGAGAAATATCTATCACAATGGCATTCTTGCATCTTCGAAGGTGGTGCCACATCTTGCTGACGCTCGCATTTACATGCTCACTCACCCTAAAGAATTTGATGTG GTTGATCTTGATCCTTATGGATCACCAGCTGCATTCCTTGATTCAGCAGTTCAATGTGTTGCAGATGGTGGTATCTTGATGTGCTCAGCTACAGACATGGCAGTGCTTGCTGGGGGCAATGCAGAAGTTTGTTTTTCCAA ATATGGTTCTTATCCAGTAAGAGGCAAATACCGCCATGAGATGGCCTTGAGAATTCTTCTTGCCTGCATCGAG TCACATGCTATCCGCCACAAGCGCTATATAGTTCCTGTCATATCAGTGCACATGGATTTCTACATTAGGGTTTTTGTGCGAATCTTCAC GTCGGCTAGCACGGTGAAAAGCTCACCTCTCAAATTTTCACATGTATATCAATGTGTTGGTTGCAATTCATTTCACTTACAAAATGTTGGAAGAATAAACTCAAAG GATAAGAGGAATATTCCTCTACCAAATTTTTGCCCTACTGTGCCTCAAGAGTGTTCTGAGTGTGGCGGTAAATTTGTTATGGGGGGGCCTATATGGAGTGATCCAATACATGACAGGGATTGGGCTGCTTCCATTTTATCAAATATCCGAGCAACAAGTGGTTTATATCAAGCTTATGCAAAAATTTCAGCTATACTAACGTCAGTATCAGAG GAATTGCCCAATGCACCTTTATTCGTCAGTCTTCACAGTATATGTGCAACATTGAAGTGCACCAATCCAACCATGGTTATGTTTCATTCGGCTATAAGAAATGCTGGCTATCAAATATCAGGTAGCCATGCGGATCCGCTAGCTCTGAAAACAGATGCACCAATGTCTGTAATTTGGGACATCATGCGATGTTGG GTCAAGCTTCACCCGGTAAAATCTCAACCTGAGAATCTTCCAGGTAGCAGGATACTTTCCCAAGAGCCTCAATTGCAG